GGGATCAGAGATGAGACAACGAAAGCAACGGCAGCGATACCGTAGTAGATCATCTGTTTCTGGAAAAGGTGTTCATTGATCTCGTAAATGAGGTAGGAGGATATGAAAAAGAGCGGGAAGAGCTGCAGCATGAGCAGATAGGAAAAGTTCTTGAAAATCCGTTTGTCATAATCGAACATGTGCAACCCTGAATTTTTAGGGTATTATATCGAAAAGGAACTAAGGATAGGAATGATCGATTTTTACCGCTTTAAAAATCTCTCAAATGAACCTGACTGTATGCATGCTGTCACCAAAAAAGATCCGAACGAACCCTATGCTTTGAGTCTGGCTCTGCATACGGGTGAGGCATTGGATGAGATCGTTGCCAACCGGCAAAAGATCATTGAAGAACTTGATCTGGCAGAAAAGACATATTTTGTGGTTGCTGAGCAGACACACAGTGACAATATTACGGTGATCACTCAGACCGGGACAAAAGGATGGGAAGCACTTGAGGATGCTGTTGCTGAGAGTGATGCGCTGATCACCGATCTTCCCGGTGTGATGCTGGCGATATTGACAGCGGACTGTGTGCCGATACTCCTCTTCGATAGAAAGAAAAAAGTGGCAGCGGCAGTACATGCGGGATGGAAAGGGACACGTTCTCAGATCGTTCTCAAAACGGTACGTAAAATGGTAGAAGTTTACGGATCCGATCCTGCAGATATACTTGCAGGGATCGCCCCTTCCATAGGGATATGCTGTTATGAAGTGGGTGAGGAGGTGGCAAAACATTTCGTTGACATACCTGAAGCTTTGAGTCAAAAAGGTGAAAAGTATATGCTTGATCTGCCAGCCGTCAATCATTATCAGCTTCTCAAAGCAGGTCTTTTGGAACAGAATATAGAGCTCAGTGGGGTCTGTACAGCCTGTGAAGTGGAGAGTTTTTTCTCCTACAGGAAAGAAGAGGGATGCAGTGGAAGGTTCATGAGTTTGATAGGTGTACGCTGATCAGATCTGACAGCTTTCGATCTTTTTGAACCCTTTGTGTGCCAGCCACCAAAGCGGCCATTTGTAGAATTTCTCGATCATTTTTTTGGTCAGATAGGCCGGATAGCCTGAAAAACGGATGAATTTCATATCGATCGCTGCATACCTGCCGCCCAGTGCGATAGCGATACCTTCGATACGCAGATCAGCTTTTTTCAGAGGCTTGTCTTCACGTTGGCGTATGATGTTCTCTGCTGCCACTGTACCGCTTCCTATGGCCGTCATGGCTGTAGGAGGCAGGATATTTCCCTTTTTGTCTTTCAGTTCGGCGGCATCGCCTATGACATAAACGTCATCATGGTCAGTAGATCGCATATATGCATCGACAAGGATCTGACCTTTTTTGTTCTTCCTCGCCTCGAATGTTTCCAGTGCCGGATTGATGGCCGTACCTCCGGCAAAGATCATGAAGTCAAATGCGATCCGCTCTCCATTGGTCATGACGACCTCATGGTTCTCAATGGAGGCGATACGGCATTGTGTATGGACATTGACCCTGAGCGCGGCAAGTCTTTTGGTGGTGATCTCTATGATCTTCGGATGCATGCCGTGCAATACATGCTCTCTGCTGGCAATGAGGTGTATCTTGAGTGTCTCACAGGAGAGGGTGTTGCTTCGGTAGTAGTGGTTGAAGAAGTGCTGCATGCTTGCTGCGATCTCCACCCCGGAGAGTCCGGCCCCTCCAATGACGATGTTGAAATTCTCTTGGGCATGTTTGGCCGACTCCAGCCTTTTGTAGAGTTCATCCTGGAAGAAGCGGTTCAGCCTGAGTGCACCTCTGAAGCTTTTTGCCCCGCTGGAGTAGTTGTAGACCTGTGTGTCACACTCGAAACGTTTGGTCACACAGCCCAGGGCTATGATGAGGCTGTCATAAGTCTCTGTACCCTCATCAAGCTGAAGTGTCTTGTTGATGGGGTCTATGGCTTTGAGCGCTGTGTGCCTGAATGTCACGTTTTCATAGTTAGCGCAGAGGGAAGAGAGGTTGACGATGGTGTTGTCGAAGTAGGTGTCTCCGGCAATAAGTTCATAGCCTTCGGTCTGCAGATAGTGGTAGGGGTGCCGGTCTATGAGTGTGATGCGGATATGCGGATCTCTCTGCAGTTTTCTAAGTGCTGCTATACCGCCGTAACTGCCGCCGATTATGACTACGTGATGCATCCCGTGGACCTTTCGTGTTTTGGTCCAGTATAGTCAAAAGTGCGTGCAGAAAGTGTGTATCTGTATCTGGATCAGCGAAAGACATCGGCACTGGTATCACAATGCAGTGTCAGTTCGTAGAGCCACTGCTGCAGGGGGAACATCTCTTCGTATATCTTGAAATTCCTATCTATGATCGCTTCGGAGTGGAAGGTCTCATCGGGAGGGAAGGTGGTATAGGCATAGATGGCACCCATGCGGTAGAGGTAACTGTGGCTGTCTGTAGCATCGCAACCCCTTGGCATACGTTTGTATTTTGGGTCTGGCAGTGCATACCCTTTGGCTTGCAGCGCTTCGAGTATATTGTGAAGTTCACTGCGCCGTTCATCGTTCTGAATGTATTCCCTGTAGGTAGAAAGCAGTGTTGGTTTGAAGTTCCGTATGCCTGTTGCGACAAAGACCTCGAACGGGTCGTAATGCATGTAGAAAGAGCTGCTCTGCATACGGTGGCCGCCTCCCTGCCAGAAGATGATGCCGATGCGTGTTTTGATGGGATCGTCCAGGTGGAAGCGGGCATCACGGTAGATACGGAAGAGTGATTTGTTCGTTTTGGGAACGGCATTGATGGTAGGCACAAGGATCTGCAAATGTTCGCCCATCTCTTCGACATAGGCTCTGTTGGGTGTTACGATGAAACGTTCATACTCTTCCCTGTGTGCATCAAGCCACTCTTTGGAGTTGTTGATGATGATCTGGTTGAGAAAATCCAGCCCCTCTTTGGGAAAGCCGGCAAAGTGTGAAGCCTCCATGGGTATTAGGCATCCACCCGCAGGTCTTCATCGGCACCCAGTTCCATGACTTTCCACGGCAGGCCCTGTTTGTTCAGCTCTTCCATGAACGGGTCAGGGTCGAACTGTTCCATGTTGAAGACCCCTTTGCCCTCCCAGATCTTTTCGAGCATCAGTTTTGCACCGATCATGGCAGGCACACCGGTAGTGTAGCTGACCGCCTGGCTGAGGACCTCTTCGTAACACTTCTCATGGTCGCTGATCTGGTAGATGTAGACGGTTCTTGCTTTGCCGTCCTTGACCCCTTTGGCGAAGATGCCGATGTTCGTTTTTCCTTTGGTCCTTGGCCCCAGGCTTGCCGGGTCGGGAAGCAGGGTCTTGAGGAATTCGATAGGAACGATCTTCTGCCCTTTGTGTTCTATGGGTTCAATGCCCAGCATACCGACATTTTCCAGGCAGCGCATGTGTGTCAGGTAGCTCTCTCCGAAGGTCATGAAAAAGCGGATACGCTTGAGACCTTTGATATGTCTGACCAGGCTCTCCATCTCTTCATGGTAGAGCAGGTAGGAGTCTTTGGGGCCTATTTCGGGGTAGTCCCAGACCTGCTTGATCTCCATGGGTTCCGTCTCTATCCACTCGCCCTCACCCTCATCGTTTTTCTGCCAGTACCGTCCTTTGGCAGAGACCTCGCGCAGGTTGATCTCCGGGTTGAAGTTGGTGGCGAAAGGGTAGCCGTGGTCGCCGGCGTTGCAGTCGAGGATGTCGATGGTATGGATCTCGTCGAAGTAGTGCTTCTGTGCATAGGCGCAGAAGACATTGGTCACACCCGGGTCGAATCCGCTGCCCAGCAGTGCCATGATATTGCTCTTTCGGTACTCCTCATCTCTGGCCCACTGCTCTTTGTATTCGAACTTGGCCGTGTCGGGGTGTTCGTAGTTGGCCGTGTCGAGGTAGTCGACCTGGCACTCCAGGCAGGCATCCATGATGGTAAGGTCCTGATAGGGGAGCGCAACGTTGATGACGATGTTCGCTCCTGTCCTGTTGATCAGTTCGACAAGCTCACTGACCGAATCTGCATCGACCTTGGCGGTACGGATCTCTACACCGGTCTTTGCCTTGACATTGGCAGCGATAGTGTCACATTTGCTGAGTGTTCTGCTTGCCAGGGTTATCTCGCCGAAGGTCTCGGCATTCATAGCGCATTTGAATGCGACAACATTGCCGACACCGCCGGCACCGATGATAAGGGTTTTCTTGGACATGGGAACTCCTGAATAGTCTAGATACGTCCCGTACTATAGCATAAGGACGGAAATCAGTTTTCCATAATTTTATCACAAATAGTAGTGATTTATGACATAGCCCAGTACAAAAAGCAGAGGAATGAAGAGCAGGGTGCTCAGCAGTATGAGGGTGGTGACATCTTTGGGGCGGCAGTCGTAGAGTGAGGCCAGGTTGATATTGGCGACGGCAAGCGGGGTCATCATCTCCATGAAAATGACACCCTGTACAAAGAGAGGCAAATTGGTCAGTGAGAGTATAAGTGCTGTGGCTGCAGGAACGATGATGAACTTCTGGCTCATCGTCCCTATAAAGAGTTTTGGATGCAGTTCCCTGATGCGAATACCCTGAAGGAACGTACCCAGGAGGAAAAGCTGCAGTACGATACCGGCATAGGCACCCATTTTGAAGAACTCTTCTATTTCAGGTGAGAGTTGTATATTGTTTATATTTATTAATATTGCAACAGCTGAGGCCGGTATGATGGGGATCTTGATGATGTTGAAGAGCGATGCTTTGATACTGAAGGATCCGCGCGAGTAGATATAGACCCCTATGATGTAGACCACAAAGACATTGGCAATATTGATGAGTGTGGTATAGATGACACTCTGTTCTCCGAAAAGGGCGATACCCAGAGGGATGCCTATATTCCCGGTATTGCCTACAAACCCGGCTATGGAGAAGATGGCACGCTTTTTGATATCTGTAAATATTAATCTGCTCAAAAGAATGGTTGGAAGCAGCAGAGCAAGGATGATCGCCAGGTAAAGCAGCGGCACATAGATATGTTCCGTATGCAGTTTGGCGGTACTGAAGCCCCAGATGGTGACAAAGGGCTGCAGAAAATAGACAGACATCAGTGTCAGTGTTTTGGTACTCATATCTTCCTTGAATATACGCTTGGAAAGGTAGCCCAGCAGTATGAAGACATAGACGAAGAGTATGGAGAGAAGTGTGCTTATCATGAATGTGATTATAGCCAAGGAATTAGGAATTAGGAATTAAAAATGGAATTAAGGGTGAATTTGATTAATGAAATTTGGATATGATTCATCAATTGAATTTTAGGATATAATTATGGATTTTTCTTCTCTGGAGACCTGGGGATACCTCGCGGTGGCATTCTTCTCTTTTGGCGGTTCGCTTTTCATCGTGGCAGCGGCGGGGGTCTTCTCTTTCATGGGACATATGGACCTGACAACAGCGCTGATCGTGGCGATGGTCGCCAACTTCATGGGAGACAATTTTCTCTTTTATCTGGGGAAGTACCACAAAAAGGACATTCGGCCCTACTATGCCAAGCACAAACGAAAGGTGGCCCTTGCCACGCTCATCATGCGGAAGTACGGTGTGCTGGCGATCTTTATACAGAAGTTCCTTTACGGGGTGAAGACGCTGGTACCGATCTCAATGGCACTTTCGAAGTTCGATTTCAAAAAGTTTATATTCTTTAATATATTCGCAACGATCATCTTTATCCTGACCATAGGATTAAGTGCCTATTATGCGAGTGAAACGATCATCGCTTTCTTCTCTGTCATTGAAGAGAGGCCGTGGATCGCACCACTGGTAATGTTTGGGGTACTGGGCACATTGTGGTTCACACTCAGCAGGATGACAAAAAAAAGATAAGATTTAAAAAAGATAGAATGAAAGAGATGCACTCCCCATCCAAGGGAATGCAGGAATGGTTTACGCCTTTTTACTCTTGACGAATTTTTCAATACGTCTGATACCCTCTCTGATAGTAGAGATATCGGTGGCAAAGGAGAATCTGAAATAGCCTTCCGAACCGAACCCTATACCAGGAACGACTGCTACACCGACCTCCTGGAGCAGCTCTTTACAGAAGGTAATGGAGTCATTGCTGATATCTTTGATATTCACGAAAAGGTAGAAGGCCCCCTTAGGTCTGAGAACGCTCAGGCCGTCGATGGCATTCATGAGTTCTGTCGCCTCTTTGGCTCTTGCCTCGAACGCTGTTCTCATCATTTCGATCTCATCATCGACTTCACCGTTAAGTGCCGGAATGGCTGCTTTTTGGGTGATTGAGTTGATGTTGGAGGTACTCTGGCTCTGCAGTTTGTTCATAACGGAGATGAGCTCCTTGTTCGGAGAAGCCAGGTAACCGAAACGCCAGCCGGTCATGGCAACTGACTTGCTCAGGCCGTTGATGGTCACGGTTCTTTGGAACATGTCTTCGGAGATACTTGCCGTTGCCGTAAACTCCACACCATATACCAGCTTTTCATACATTTCGTCACTTGCAATGATAATGTCCGTACCTTTGAGTACGTCTGCAATCGCTTCAAGTTCTTCTCTTGTGTAGACAGACCCTGTCGGATTGGACGGTGTGGTGAGAACGAGCATCTTTGTCTTTGGTGTGATTGCTTCCTGAAGCTGCTTTGCCGTGATCTTGAAGTTGTTGATCTCGTCTGTCTCTATGATGACTGGAACACCTTCCGAGTATTTAACCTGCTCGGGGTAGGTGACCCAGTACGGTGCGGGGATGATCACTTCGTCACCTTCGTTGATAAGTGCCTGGAAAAGGTTGAATAGCGAGTGCTTCGCTCCGTTGCTTACAATGATGTCCGAAGGGACATATTCAAGTCCGTTGTCTCTTTTGAGCTTGCCTGCAATGGCTTCAAGCAGTTCGGGAATGCCCGGTACAGCTGTGTATTGTGTAAACCCTTCATTGATCGCTTTGATCGCTTCATCTTTGATCCGTCTCGGTGTCCCAAAATCAGGTTCACCTGCTGAGAAAGAGAGAATGTCTTTTCCCTCTGCTTTAAGGTCTCTTGCCAGTGAAGAGATGGCAATGGTCAATGATGACGATAGTGTCTGTATGCGGTCTGATAACATAAAAAGCCCTTAGGTTAAAATTTGGATATTATAGCCAAAAATGGTTTAGAAGTGCCCTTTGAAACGTTCTCAATCCATACTGTGGATGAAGTTGTCGTAGAGCTCCTCGAGTTTATGGTCTTTCTCTTTGATGTCTTTTTGCTTGGTCTTGGGAAGGGCCTCCTCAAGTACTTCGATACGTTTGAGAAGGTACTCGAAGATCTCTTTGTTGACATCGGGTATCTTGTTGTGGCTTAACGGGGTCTTGTCATAGCCGCGTTTAAGCACACGGGCAGGGATGCCGATGGCGGTGGAGTCTGCGGGGACATCCTTGACGACAACGGAGTTGGCACCAACCTTGGAGTTCTCACCTATAGTGATGTTCCCCAGTACTTTGGAACCTGCACCGATGACGACATTGTTCTCCAGCGTGGGGTGGCGTTTGCCTTTGCTGGTACTGACCCCACCCAGCGTCACCTGCTGGTAGATGATGACATCGTTACCGATAACAGCGGTCTCACCGATAACTACGCCTACACCGTGGTCGATGAAAACGCGTCTTCCCATGGTAGCAGCAGGGTGGATGTCGATCGTGGTCAGAAAGAGTCCGATGGCCGAGATGAAACGTGGCAGAAAGCGAAGGCCTCTTTTGTAAAGTGAGTGTGCGATACGGTGAAAAAAGAGTGCCCAGAGACCCGGGTAGTTAAAAAAGAGCTCAAAAGTCGAATGCAGGGCAGGGTCGTTCCTTTTGACATTGAGGAAATCCTCTTTAATAAGACTGAATATATTCACGTACTATCCTTGATGTTAACTTTTTAATTATTTTCGCTTATGGCCTGAATGGTCTTAAGATAACTGTTTTCACTTAAATAAAGATAAAGTTTACCCAAAAGTTCTCTTTTTTCCTTTTTGGAGAGAGCAGAGGATTCTTCTATCTGGTATTTGAGCGCTTTGTCGATGAGGTTGGTGTCATAGTCGAGATCGTCGAGAACATCCATGAGATTCTGTGCCTCGATGAGATCATCGATACGGTAGTTGCCCTCTTCATCGAAACGGATGACACACTCGGTCGGATGGGTAAAGAGGTTGTGCTGCATACCGAGCACCTCCTGGTAGGCGCCCGTAAGGAAAAAGGCCAGGAAATACTCCTCCTGGCTTACATCGATGTCATGCAGGTAGAGCGGCAGTTCACGGCTGAAGCCTATCTCTCCGTCACTGTCACAGGTAATATCCCAGATACTTGCCGGGTTGGTCGGTTTTTCATCGAGCCTGTCAAGCGGCATGACTGGGAAATGCTGTGCAAGGCCCCAGAAATCAGGCAGGGACTGGAAGAGGGAGAAGTTGACGAGATAGCGCTCCTGAATACGGTCCTGTAGCCGTTTGAGTTCGTCCGAACCTTCGTTCTTTAAAAGTGAGATCGCCTTTTTGATAATGAGGTTGACCAGTATCTCTGTGTTGGAACGGTCCTCAAGGTCGATATACCCCAGATCGAAGAGTGTCAGCAGAGATTCCATATGGTCAAGGGCATCGTGCAGGTACTCGCGGGCATTTTTCCTGTTGATGGTGTTGAAAAGGTCGTAGAGCTCCTGGATGAGCGGCGGGTTCTCTTCTTTGAGGCGTAGGGCCTTTTTGTGGTACTCCTGGGAAAAGAGTTCGAGTACCGGAGCGACCAGAACGGAGTGGGAAGCTGCGATGTAACGGCCCGATTCGGTAAAAATGTCCGGTTCGGCAACCCCTTTGCTTTTTGAGATCTCCTGCATCAGGTAGACTACATCATTGGCGAATTCGTTCAGGGAGTAGTTGCGCTCTGTGCTGCTGCCATGCTGTGAATACTCCACGGCCAGACCGCCGCCGATGTTGATGGCTCCCAGGGTGTCCGCTCCGCGTTTTTTGAGTTCGGCATAGATGTTCCCTGCCTCTCTGAGTGCTTTTTTCAAAGGTGCGATGTCTCCCATCTGCGAGCCGATATGGAAGTGGATCATCCAGAGCCGTTCGAGCAGCTTGTTCTTCTTGAGCATTTCGTAGGCTTCAAGCAGTTCTGTAGAGGTCAACCCGAACTTGGAACTGTAGCCCCCGCTTTTTGCCCAGATACCGATACCTGAACTGTGCAGACGTATACGCACACCGATCCTGGGAGCTACGGAGATTTCGGTATCCTTGTTGAATTCCCTGTCGACCTGGATGATCGTTTCAAGCTCTCCAAGTCCCTCAATGGTCACGGTGATGTTGTGTCCCATCTTGGCAGCGATGAAACACAAAGAGATCATCTCCTTGTCCTTGAAGCCGTTGACAGTGATGGGTGCTCCCAGCGGGGTTTTACTGATAGCGATGATCAGCTCGGCCTTGCTCCCGGCTTCCAACCCATAGTTGTAGTTTTGTGACACATCCATAAGCGCGTGGATGAAGTTGGGGAACTGGTTGACCTTCAGGGGAAAGACCGCATGGAAGTTCCCCTGGTAGCCGAACTCTTCTTTGGCACGTGCAAAGGTATCGAAGAGGGTACTGATCTGTTTTTCGATGAGATGGGGGAAGCGCAGGAGCAGAGGACCCTTGTAGCCTTTCTCCCTGATCTCCTGTGTTATCTGAAGCAGTGAAGGCTGGCTGGCATGGTTGATATTGACGGTATCGTCTTCGATGAAAAAGTTATCGTCCCCCCAGATATCCAAACCGAAACGCTTCATGCTTTACCTCATGTTATAAAAAATCGTTGAAAGGATTATAGCAAAACTTAATCTAATCTTACCTATAATAGAGTTATGAACATGGAGTATATAGTAATCAGGGAAGATCAGCATCAGATTACGATCGTAGCGCAGGGAGAATGGACACTCTCGACGGTACAGGAGATAGAGAGGGTTCTGCAGCGTGTACCCCTGAAGAAGAGGATCGTCTGGGACCTTTCCGGGGTAGATGAATTTGACAGTGCAGGCGTGCTGCTCTTCATTGAATACTTTGAATATTTCAAGAAAAAGACAGAAGTCGAGGTTAGAGGCTATACCTCAAGTCAGAAAGAGATGTATGATCTGCTTATCGGCCATATGGTCGAACCT
The window above is part of the Sulfurovum riftiae genome. Proteins encoded here:
- the pgeF gene encoding peptidoglycan editing factor PgeF, whose translation is MIDFYRFKNLSNEPDCMHAVTKKDPNEPYALSLALHTGEALDEIVANRQKIIEELDLAEKTYFVVAEQTHSDNITVITQTGTKGWEALEDAVAESDALITDLPGVMLAILTADCVPILLFDRKKKVAAAVHAGWKGTRSQIVLKTVRKMVEVYGSDPADILAGIAPSIGICCYEVGEEVAKHFVDIPEALSQKGEKYMLDLPAVNHYQLLKAGLLEQNIELSGVCTACEVESFFSYRKEEGCSGRFMSLIGVR
- a CDS encoding NAD(P)/FAD-dependent oxidoreductase, which codes for MHHVVIIGGSYGGIAALRKLQRDPHIRITLIDRHPYHYLQTEGYELIAGDTYFDNTIVNLSSLCANYENVTFRHTALKAIDPINKTLQLDEGTETYDSLIIALGCVTKRFECDTQVYNYSSGAKSFRGALRLNRFFQDELYKRLESAKHAQENFNIVIGGAGLSGVEIAASMQHFFNHYYRSNTLSCETLKIHLIASREHVLHGMHPKIIEITTKRLAALRVNVHTQCRIASIENHEVVMTNGERIAFDFMIFAGGTAINPALETFEARKNKKGQILVDAYMRSTDHDDVYVIGDAAELKDKKGNILPPTAMTAIGSGTVAAENIIRQREDKPLKKADLRIEGIAIALGGRYAAIDMKFIRFSGYPAYLTKKMIEKFYKWPLWWLAHKGFKKIESCQI
- a CDS encoding DUF2461 domain-containing protein → MEASHFAGFPKEGLDFLNQIIINNSKEWLDAHREEYERFIVTPNRAYVEEMGEHLQILVPTINAVPKTNKSLFRIYRDARFHLDDPIKTRIGIIFWQGGGHRMQSSSFYMHYDPFEVFVATGIRNFKPTLLSTYREYIQNDERRSELHNILEALQAKGYALPDPKYKRMPRGCDATDSHSYLYRMGAIYAYTTFPPDETFHSEAIIDRNFKIYEEMFPLQQWLYELTLHCDTSADVFR
- a CDS encoding saccharopine dehydrogenase family protein, which translates into the protein MSKKTLIIGAGGVGNVVAFKCAMNAETFGEITLASRTLSKCDTIAANVKAKTGVEIRTAKVDADSVSELVELINRTGANIVINVALPYQDLTIMDACLECQVDYLDTANYEHPDTAKFEYKEQWARDEEYRKSNIMALLGSGFDPGVTNVFCAYAQKHYFDEIHTIDILDCNAGDHGYPFATNFNPEINLREVSAKGRYWQKNDEGEGEWIETEPMEIKQVWDYPEIGPKDSYLLYHEEMESLVRHIKGLKRIRFFMTFGESYLTHMRCLENVGMLGIEPIEHKGQKIVPIEFLKTLLPDPASLGPRTKGKTNIGIFAKGVKDGKARTVYIYQISDHEKCYEEVLSQAVSYTTGVPAMIGAKLMLEKIWEGKGVFNMEQFDPDPFMEELNKQGLPWKVMELGADEDLRVDA
- a CDS encoding AEC family transporter translates to MISTLLSILFVYVFILLGYLSKRIFKEDMSTKTLTLMSVYFLQPFVTIWGFSTAKLHTEHIYVPLLYLAIILALLLPTILLSRLIFTDIKKRAIFSIAGFVGNTGNIGIPLGIALFGEQSVIYTTLINIANVFVVYIIGVYIYSRGSFSIKASLFNIIKIPIIPASAVAILININNIQLSPEIEEFFKMGAYAGIVLQLFLLGTFLQGIRIRELHPKLFIGTMSQKFIIVPAATALILSLTNLPLFVQGVIFMEMMTPLAVANINLASLYDCRPKDVTTLILLSTLLFIPLLFVLGYVINHYYL
- a CDS encoding DedA family protein, which codes for MDFSSLETWGYLAVAFFSFGGSLFIVAAAGVFSFMGHMDLTTALIVAMVANFMGDNFLFYLGKYHKKDIRPYYAKHKRKVALATLIMRKYGVLAIFIQKFLYGVKTLVPISMALSKFDFKKFIFFNIFATIIFILTIGLSAYYASETIIAFFSVIEERPWIAPLVMFGVLGTLWFTLSRMTKKR
- a CDS encoding pyridoxal phosphate-dependent aminotransferase is translated as MLSDRIQTLSSSLTIAISSLARDLKAEGKDILSFSAGEPDFGTPRRIKDEAIKAINEGFTQYTAVPGIPELLEAIAGKLKRDNGLEYVPSDIIVSNGAKHSLFNLFQALINEGDEVIIPAPYWVTYPEQVKYSEGVPVIIETDEINNFKITAKQLQEAITPKTKMLVLTTPSNPTGSVYTREELEAIADVLKGTDIIIASDEMYEKLVYGVEFTATASISEDMFQRTVTINGLSKSVAMTGWRFGYLASPNKELISVMNKLQSQSTSNINSITQKAAIPALNGEVDDEIEMMRTAFEARAKEATELMNAIDGLSVLRPKGAFYLFVNIKDISNDSITFCKELLQEVGVAVVPGIGFGSEGYFRFSFATDISTIREGIRRIEKFVKSKKA
- the cysE gene encoding serine O-acetyltransferase; protein product: MNIFSLIKEDFLNVKRNDPALHSTFELFFNYPGLWALFFHRIAHSLYKRGLRFLPRFISAIGLFLTTIDIHPAATMGRRVFIDHGVGVVIGETAVIGNDVIIYQQVTLGGVSTSKGKRHPTLENNVVIGAGSKVLGNITIGENSKVGANSVVVKDVPADSTAIGIPARVLKRGYDKTPLSHNKIPDVNKEIFEYLLKRIEVLEEALPKTKQKDIKEKDHKLEELYDNFIHSMD
- the speA gene encoding biosynthetic arginine decarboxylase; the encoded protein is MKRFGLDIWGDDNFFIEDDTVNINHASQPSLLQITQEIREKGYKGPLLLRFPHLIEKQISTLFDTFARAKEEFGYQGNFHAVFPLKVNQFPNFIHALMDVSQNYNYGLEAGSKAELIIAISKTPLGAPITVNGFKDKEMISLCFIAAKMGHNITVTIEGLGELETIIQVDREFNKDTEISVAPRIGVRIRLHSSGIGIWAKSGGYSSKFGLTSTELLEAYEMLKKNKLLERLWMIHFHIGSQMGDIAPLKKALREAGNIYAELKKRGADTLGAINIGGGLAVEYSQHGSSTERNYSLNEFANDVVYLMQEISKSKGVAEPDIFTESGRYIAASHSVLVAPVLELFSQEYHKKALRLKEENPPLIQELYDLFNTINRKNAREYLHDALDHMESLLTLFDLGYIDLEDRSNTEILVNLIIKKAISLLKNEGSDELKRLQDRIQERYLVNFSLFQSLPDFWGLAQHFPVMPLDRLDEKPTNPASIWDITCDSDGEIGFSRELPLYLHDIDVSQEEYFLAFFLTGAYQEVLGMQHNLFTHPTECVIRFDEEGNYRIDDLIEAQNLMDVLDDLDYDTNLIDKALKYQIEESSALSKKEKRELLGKLYLYLSENSYLKTIQAISENN